A genomic stretch from Mycobacterium cookii includes:
- a CDS encoding purine-nucleoside phosphorylase, whose product MTGPPDPDALARTAAQFIADITEIAEHDVAIVLGSGWSPAVAALGRPTAILPMADLPGFTPPTAVGHTGHVLSVGIGAHRVLVLAGRVHAYEGHDLRHVVHPVRTACAVGARVVVLTNAAGAVREDFAVGQPVLISDHLNLTGRSPLVGAQFVDMVDAYSPRLRSLAREVDPTLDYGVYAGLPGPHFETPAEIRMLRTLGADLVGMSTVHETIAARAAGAEILGISLVTNMAAGITGEPLSHIEVLATGAEAATRMGALLADVVARL is encoded by the coding sequence GTGACCGGTCCACCAGACCCCGACGCGCTTGCACGGACGGCTGCGCAGTTCATCGCCGACATCACCGAGATCGCCGAGCACGACGTCGCGATCGTTCTGGGTTCGGGGTGGTCACCGGCCGTGGCCGCGCTGGGCCGGCCGACCGCGATTCTGCCGATGGCAGACCTGCCGGGGTTCACCCCGCCGACCGCGGTCGGGCACACCGGTCACGTGTTGTCGGTCGGCATCGGTGCGCATCGCGTGCTGGTGTTGGCCGGTCGGGTGCACGCCTACGAGGGCCATGACCTGCGGCACGTCGTGCATCCGGTGCGAACGGCCTGCGCAGTCGGCGCGCGCGTGGTGGTGCTGACCAATGCCGCCGGCGCGGTGCGCGAGGACTTCGCCGTCGGCCAGCCGGTGTTGATCAGCGACCACCTGAACCTGACCGGGCGATCGCCTTTGGTCGGAGCCCAGTTCGTCGACATGGTCGACGCATACAGCCCGCGGCTGCGGTCGCTGGCCCGCGAGGTCGACCCGACGCTGGACTACGGCGTGTACGCCGGGCTGCCCGGGCCGCATTTTGAGACGCCCGCCGAGATTCGGATGTTGCGGACGCTGGGCGCCGACCTGGTCGGCATGTCGACCGTGCACGAGACGATCGCCGCGCGCGCGGCGGGCGCCGAGATACTCGGCATCTCGCTGGTCACCAACATGGCCGCGGGCATCACCGGTGAGCCGCTGAGCCACATCGAGGTGCTCGCCACCGGCGCGGAGGCCGCGACCCGGATGGGCGCGCTGCTGGCCGACGTCGTCGCGCGGCTCTGA
- a CDS encoding amidohydrolase, which yields MGPIPVLDHVEDTVQRRSTDLVALSHAIHAEPELAFAEHRSCAKTQALVAERGFEITSAAGGLDTAFRAEFGSGPLTVGVCAEYDALPGIGHACGHNIIAASAVGAALALADVADELGLKVVLVGTPAEEFGGGKVLLLNAGVFDDLALAVMVHPGPVDIAAARSLTLSAVRVDYRGREAHASAAPYQGINAADAVTVAQVAIGLLRQQLAPGQQVHGIVAEGGQVANVIPAHTELQYTMRATEASSLADLEAKVRNCFLAGAVATGCDHTVEQTEPMYDALKPDPWMAEAVRAEMTRLGRAPVDQALEAALPLGSTDMGNVTQLLPGIHPMVAVDAGGASLHQPAFTAAAAGASADKAVLDGAIMLARTVVRVADSPDQRDRVLAAQAQRAAS from the coding sequence ATGGGCCCAATCCCGGTGCTGGATCACGTCGAGGACACGGTGCAGCGTCGCAGCACCGACCTCGTCGCGCTGTCGCACGCGATCCATGCCGAACCGGAGTTGGCATTCGCCGAGCACCGCAGTTGCGCCAAGACGCAGGCGCTGGTGGCGGAGCGGGGTTTCGAGATCACCTCGGCAGCGGGCGGTTTGGACACCGCGTTCCGTGCGGAGTTCGGCAGCGGCCCGCTGACAGTCGGGGTGTGTGCCGAATACGACGCCCTGCCGGGGATCGGTCATGCCTGCGGCCACAACATCATTGCCGCGTCGGCCGTCGGCGCCGCGCTGGCGCTGGCCGACGTCGCCGATGAGCTCGGGCTGAAAGTGGTGCTGGTGGGCACGCCCGCCGAAGAGTTCGGCGGCGGAAAAGTGTTGCTGCTCAACGCCGGTGTGTTCGACGACCTGGCGCTCGCGGTGATGGTGCATCCCGGTCCGGTCGACATCGCGGCGGCCCGGTCGCTGACCCTGTCGGCGGTCCGGGTGGATTACCGCGGACGAGAAGCGCACGCCTCGGCCGCGCCATACCAGGGCATCAACGCCGCCGACGCCGTCACCGTCGCGCAGGTCGCGATCGGCTTGCTGCGCCAGCAGCTCGCACCGGGACAGCAGGTGCACGGCATCGTCGCCGAGGGCGGCCAGGTCGCCAACGTCATTCCCGCGCACACCGAGTTGCAGTACACGATGCGCGCCACCGAGGCATCGTCGCTGGCCGACCTGGAAGCCAAGGTCCGCAACTGTTTCCTGGCCGGCGCGGTCGCCACCGGCTGCGACCACACCGTCGAGCAGACCGAGCCGATGTACGACGCGCTCAAGCCGGACCCCTGGATGGCCGAGGCGGTCCGCGCCGAGATGACGCGACTCGGCCGTGCGCCCGTCGACCAGGCGCTGGAAGCGGCGCTGCCGCTGGGCAGCACCGACATGGGCAACGTCACCCAGTTGCTGCCCGGCATCCACCCGATGGTGGCCGTCGATGCCGGCGGCGCGTCGTTGCATCAGCCCGCATTCACCGCAGCCGCCGCCGGTGCCAGCGCCGACAAGGCCGTGCTCGATGGGGCAATCATGTTGGCGCGCACGGTTGTTCGCGTTGCCGATTCGCCGGACCAGCGCGACCGGGTGTTGGCTGCACAAGCACAGCGGGCGGCGTCATGA
- a CDS encoding M20 family metallopeptidase, protein MTLAHVADSWLAAHFDELVEWRRHIHRYPELGRQEYVTTQFVAERLVDAGLNPKVLPGGTGLTCDFGPDREPRIALRADMDALPMAERTGAPYASTMPNAAHACGHDGHTAILLGTALALAGAPELPVGLRLIFQPAEELMPGGAIDTIAAGALSGVSRIFALHCDPRLEVGRIAVKTGPITSAADMIEISLSSPGGHTSRPHLTSDLVYGLGTLITGVPGILSRRIDPRNSTVMVWGAVNAGVAANAIPQSGTLAGTIRTASRETWLGLEDIVREAVAALLSPLGIEHTVQYNRGVPPVVNEEVSTRIITHAVEALGPDALADTRQSGGGEDFSWYLEEVPGAMARLGVWSGHGPQLDLHQPTFDLDERALAVGLRLMVNIVEQSAALG, encoded by the coding sequence ATGACTCTCGCCCACGTCGCGGACTCCTGGCTCGCCGCGCACTTCGACGAACTGGTCGAGTGGCGGCGCCACATCCACCGCTATCCGGAACTGGGCCGCCAGGAGTACGTCACCACGCAGTTCGTCGCCGAGCGGCTGGTCGACGCCGGGCTCAACCCGAAGGTGTTGCCAGGCGGGACCGGGTTGACCTGCGACTTCGGCCCGGATCGCGAGCCTCGAATCGCGTTGCGGGCCGACATGGATGCGTTGCCGATGGCTGAGCGCACCGGTGCCCCGTACGCCTCGACGATGCCGAACGCCGCCCACGCCTGCGGGCACGACGGGCACACCGCGATCCTGCTGGGTACCGCGCTCGCGCTGGCGGGGGCGCCCGAGTTGCCGGTCGGGCTGCGGCTGATCTTCCAGCCGGCCGAAGAACTGATGCCCGGCGGTGCGATCGACACCATCGCCGCGGGCGCGCTGTCCGGGGTGAGCCGCATCTTCGCGCTGCACTGCGATCCCCGGCTGGAGGTCGGCAGGATCGCGGTGAAGACCGGTCCGATAACGTCGGCGGCCGACATGATCGAGATCAGCCTGTCGTCGCCGGGCGGGCACACCTCGCGGCCACACCTGACCAGCGATCTGGTCTACGGGCTGGGCACGCTGATCACCGGCGTGCCCGGCATCCTGTCGCGGCGCATCGACCCGCGCAACAGCACCGTGATGGTGTGGGGCGCGGTCAATGCCGGCGTGGCCGCCAACGCCATTCCGCAGAGCGGCACACTGGCCGGCACCATCCGGACCGCCAGCCGGGAGACCTGGCTGGGCCTGGAGGACATCGTCCGGGAGGCGGTGGCGGCGTTGCTGTCGCCGCTGGGCATCGAGCACACCGTGCAGTACAACCGCGGGGTTCCGCCGGTGGTCAACGAAGAGGTCTCGACGCGGATCATCACCCACGCCGTCGAGGCGCTCGGCCCGGACGCGTTGGCCGACACCCGCCAATCCGGCGGCGGCGAGGACTTCTCCTGGTATCTGGAGGAAGTGCCCGGAGCGATGGCGCGGCTGGGGGTGTGGTCGGGTCACGGTCCACAGCTCGATCTGCATCAGCCGACGTTCGACCTCGACGAGCGGGCACTGGCGGTCGGGCTGCGGCTGATGGTCAACATCGTGGAGCAGTCCGCCGCGCTGGGTTGA